GCGTCCGAGGTTGGCCCGGTCCACGAGGAACAGAATGCGGCTTGCGTCGGCGTGCTTGATCAGGCGGTACGAGACGAACGCGGCGAGCATTGTCTTGCCGGAGCCAGTTGCCATCTGGATGAGCGCCCGGGGCCGAAAGTGCTGGAGCGACACTTCGAGGTTCTTGACCGCGTCGTCCTTGGGAGGCCACAGCCCTGATAGATCCGCCGGGGGCATCTCGCGCAGTCGGCCACGGAGTGTCGCCCGTTCGATCCCACCCCACTCCATCCAGACGCGGACCCATTCTGCGAGCGTTTCAGGCCGATGGAACGAGAACACCTGCCGGCTGGCCGGCTCGGGGTCGAAGGCGTTCGTAAACCTGGTCTCTACGCCGGTCGACTCGTAGGCGAAGGCAAGCGGCTTGGTGAGCGCTGGAACGTTGTCCGGCAGGCCCGCCGTGTACTTCGCCGACTGCCACTCGACTCCCGTCAGCGTCGACCCGGCCTTCTTAGCCTCGATGACTCCGACCGCTTTCCGGTCGACGAACAACAGGTAGTCGGCATCGCCGTGACCCGGCGCCA
This window of the Acidimicrobiales bacterium genome carries:
- a CDS encoding DEAD/DEAH box helicase family protein — encoded protein: MPEPSDYLGPEARARVEIDQKLTAAGWVVQRHKQMNLGAGRGVAVREFPMAPGHGDADYLLFVDRKAVGVIEAKKAGSTLTGVEWQSAKYTAGLPDNVPALTKPLAFAYESTGVETRFTNAFDPEPASRQVFSFHRPETLAEWVRVWMEWGGIERATLRGRLREMPPADLSGLWPPKDDAVKNLEVSLQHFRPRALIQMATGSGKTMLAAFVSYRLIKHADASRILFLVDRANLGRQTLKEFQAFTTPDDGRKFTELYNVQLLQSNAIDKPSRVVITTIQRMYSILRGDA